The following DNA comes from Corynebacterium atrinae.
AACCTCCGTGGCGTAGCCATTGCCCCATTTGTCGGGGCGGAAGCGGAACTTCAAGTCCCACACCCGGCCATCAACGAGCTCGAGTCCGCCGACGCCAATGAACTCCGAAGGCTGATCCCGCAGGTAAATGCCCCAAGGGCCCAGGTCCTTCGCTGCCCAGGAGGCCTGGGTTCGGCCGATGAGGACGTGTGTTTCGCGCACATCCTCGTGGCGAGCTTGCGGGCGGTGGGTCCAGATTCGTTTGTCGCTATAAACCTTGTAGGCCTCGGCGTCATGCTCCGAGGTCAGCGGCATCAAAATCAGGCGGTCGGTGCGGGTGATCGTACTCATACCGGCATGTTACACACATCACGAATTGGAGAGAAGGTGATTTGCACGAAAATCTTTAACGTCTTCGCATACCTTTGATCACAACTTAAACTGAACAGTATGTCTCCACTTATCTCCATCGACGAGCTCCGCGCGAGCCAGGCCGGCCTGACTCTTTTATGCGCTTCCATGGGGCCGACACCGCCGACCCACGGCATCCCGGATTCTTACCTGGCCGATTTGGAGGCAGACTTTTCCGATCCGTCAGGCCAGCTCCCCCATACTGCTCCGGCAAACCTCCGCGGGCTCTTCGAAGCCTATGGGATCAGCGATGACACCGCCGTTGTGGTCTATGACCAGCAAGCTGGTGCGGTTGCTCCGCGAATCTGGTGGCTGGCGCGGGTCGCAGGTCTGAGTAACGTCCGGGTTCTCAACGGCCCTTGGACCTTTGAAACTGCGCCTTTCGCCCGGCCCACTCAACGGGGTACCATTAGCGCTCCCTCCCGGCCCGAACTGCTTATCGACGCCGCCGCAGTCGCCGCCGGTGGCCGCCTCATCGTCGATGCCCGCTCGGCGGGCCGATTCGCCGGGACCGAAGCGGAACCGCGCCCGGGACTACGTCCCGGACACATTCCCGGCTCGGTCAACTTGCCGTACACCGAGGTGTTTGCCTCCGACGGCACCTATCGACCTGCGGGACAGCTGCGGGCATTGTTCGAGGCGGTCGTCGATAAGCGAGAAGACCTGGCGTTTACCTGCGGCTCCGGGGTAACTGCCTGTGTGGACGCTTTGGCCGCCACCCTCGCCGGATATGAAGATTTGGCTGTGTACGAGGGATCATGGTCCGAATGGGGGCGCCCCGACAGTGGGCGGGACGTGGCAATCGCATGAGCTTGCCCATGATTTCCCAACTTCGCTCGCGACTCGAATCCATCCTCCTGGTCATTGATACCCCCGCTTCGGAGACCGTCTTGGCGCGGGTATTGGAAGTCGACGAGGCCACAGTCTTTTCTCTGCTCACCTCCATTGCCGCTGAGTTCAATGAGCGCGGATCCGGCTTCGACCTGCGGGAAACCGCCGAGGGCTGGCGGCTGTACACCCGCACCGAGAACGCCCCTGCGGTAGAGCAGTTCCTCCTGGACGGCTCGCAAACCAAGCTATCCCGCGCCGCCCTGGAAACCCTGGCGGTAATCGCCTATCGGCAACCGGCCACCAGATCGCAGATCTCCTGTGTGCGCGGAGTTAACGTCGATGGCGTTATGCGTACCCTGCACCTGCGCGGATTGATCAAGGAGGTCGACATCGAGCCCTCCACCGGCGCTCACCGTTACGCGACGACGGAGCTGTTCCTCGAGCTCCTCGGCATTGACTCGCTCGAGCGCTTGCCGGACCTGGCACCGTTGTTGCCTGACGTCGACTCCATTGATGAGGAGTTCTAGGCTTTCCTCAGGTAGGGTGGTGCTGGATTTAGCACTAAAACTACAGATAGGACACGATCTACGTGACTCCACCCGCTCGCCGCGACGGCACACCGGACAAGGACCAGCAGCCTAAGAAGCTGCGGGCATCCGAGATTCCGCTGTCCAACGCGCGCCCCGCCCGCCGCCAAAACGTCAACTCTGATCAGCGCCGCAAGGAAGCTGCCACCGCCGACTCGGTGGCCCGCAGCCTCGGCGCCGACTGGCTCGTCGAAGACCAGCCGGCTGCTGATGAACGCATCCGCCTCCAGAAGGTCCTGGCCCAGGCCGGAGTCGCCTCTCGCCGCCACGCCGAAGTTCTTATCGATAAGGGCCGAGTCGAGGTCAACGGCAAGATTGTCAAGACCCAAGGAACCCGAGTCAACCCGAACGTCGACGTTATCCGCGTCGATGGCGTGCGTATCAACGTCAATGAAAACCACGAGTACTTCCTGCTGAACAAGCCGCGCGGAATGCAGTCCACCATGTCCGATGACATGGGTCGGCCGTGCGTCGGCGACATTGTCGCGGAGAAGACAGTCTCCGGTCAGCGGCTTTTCCACGTCGGCCGCCTCGACGCCGACACCGAAGGCCTGCTGCTGCTGACCAACGATGGTGAGCTGGCTAACCGCCTCATGCATCCTAAGCACGAGGTCCGCAAGACCTACCTGGCTACCGTGCTCGGAGAGGCCGACAAGCGCCTCGTCCACCGCCTGCAAAAGGGCATCGAACTCGATGACGGCCCCGCCAAGGCCGACTTCGTGCAGATCGTGGACACCCACATGGGCCAGTCGCTCATTCGCATCGAGCTGCACGAGGGCCGCAAGCACATCGTGCGCCGCATGCTGAAGGAGGCGGGATTTCCCGTGCAGCGCCTCGTGCGCACGAAGCTCCACACCGTCCAGCTCGGTGAGCAAAAGCCCGGCACCATGCGCGCCTTGAATGATTCCGAGCTGACGTCGCTGTACAAGGCGGTCGAACTGTGACCTTGTCCAATATGCCAGATGGTGGCCTCCTGCTCGCCGTCGATGGTCCTTCCGGTACCGGCAAGTCCACGACCTGTCGTCGCCTGGCCACCCAGCTCGACGCCAAATACGTCGACACAGGAGCGATGTACCGCGTCGCTACCCTCGCGGTGCTTCGTGCTGCCGTCGATCCGGCCGATGCTTCCCGAGTCATCGAGGTTACCGCTGACCTGCCGCTATCTGTCAACGATGACCCCGATTCCACTGAGGTTCTCCTCGCCGGGGAGGATGTCTCCGCCGAGATTCGCGGCCCGGAGGTCACCCGCCACGTCTCCGCTGTGTCTGCTATCCCGCAGGTCCGTGACAACCTGGTGGCACTGCAGCGTCGATTGGCAACCCAGGCGCATCGCGCCATCGTCGAGGGCCGCGACATCGGCACCGTTGTGCTTGTCGACGCCCCGGTCAAAGTCTTCCTCACCGCTTCCGCTGAGGTCCGTGCCCGGCGCCGCTTCGACCAAGATGTCGTGGCCGGCCGAGACGTTGACTTTGACACCGTGCTCGCCGACGTTGTGCGTCGAGACGAGCTGGATTCCAACCGTGCAACCTCCCCGCTTCGTCCGGCGGAGGATGCCATCATCGTCGACACTTCGGAGCTCAGCTTCGCGCAGGTGCTCGACACCCTCATGACATTGGTGGAGGAGAGCGCCCGATGAGCACCAAAGATTTCGAGAACGAAGAGGACACCCAGTTCGTCTTCCACACCCCCGGTGGCGGAGAAATGGACGCTGAAGGTGTGTTCATCGACGAAGAAGAACTCGCCCCCGGTGATGGCTGGGCCCCTGCCGAGTTTGACGCCGAGGACTTCAACTTCGAGGAAATGACCGAGGAGCAGTGGGCCGCACTAGAAGCCAGCGTCGGCTTTGAGAACCCCGAGCACCTAGAAGAAGAACTCTGCACCGTCGCGATTGTTGGCCGCCCAAACGTGGGCAAGTCAACCCTGGTCAACCGCTTCCTCGGTCGACGGGAAGCCGTCGTGGAAGATTTTCCCGGCGTCACCCGTGACCGCATTAAGTACCTCGCCGAGTGGAATGGGCGCCGTTACTGGGTCCAAGACACTGGCGGCTGGGACCCCAACGTCAAGGGTATCCACGGGGCGATTGCCCGCCAGGCTGAGATCGCCATGGAGTCCGCCGACGTCATCGTCATGGTCGTGGACACCAAGGTGGGCATTACCGAGACCGATGCCGTCATGGCGCGCAACCTGCAAAAAGCCCAGGTCCCGGTTCTCCTCGTGGCCAACAAGTTCGACTCCGACTCGATGTACGCCGACATGGCCGAGTTCTACGCCCTCGGCCTTGGGGACCCCTGGCCCGTGTCCGCCCTCCACGGCCGCGGCGGCGCCGACGTCCTTGATGAGGTCCTGGCGAAGTTCCCCGAGGTCCCTCGTGACAAATCGATCGTCGAAGGCCCCCGCCGAGTGGCGCTGGTGGGCAAGCCGAACGTGGGAAAGTCCTCCCTGCTGAACAAGATGGCGAAGGAGGAACGCTCGGTCGTCGATAACGTGGCAGGCACCACCGTCGACCCCGTCGACTCCTTCGTGCAACTCGACGAGAACGTGTGGAAGTTCGTCGACACCGCCGGCCTTCGCAAAAAGGTCAAGACGTCCCAGGGCCACGAGTACTACGCCTCCCTGCGCACCCGTGCAGCCATCGACGCCGCCGAAGTCTGTGTCCTGCTTATCGACGCCTCCGAGCCCGTCTCCGAGCAGGACCAACGAGTCATCTCCATGATCCTCGACTCCGGCAAAGCCATGGTCATCGCTTTCAACAAGTGGGACCTCATGGACGAGGACCGCCGCTACGAACTCGACCGGGAGATCGACCTGCAGCTGGCCCACCTGCCCTGGGTCACCCGCGTCAACATCTCCGCCAAGACGGGCCGAGCCCTTCAGCGCCTCGAGCCCGCCATGCTGGAGGCCTTGGAAAACTGGGACAAGCGCATTTCCACCGGCCAGCTCAACACCTGGCTGCGCGAGGCGATCGCTGCGAACCCGCCGCCGATGAAGAATGGTCGCCTCCCGCGTGTCCTCTTCGCTACCCAAGCGTCAACCCGTCCGCCGGTGATCGTCCTATTCACCACGGGTTTCCTTGATGCCGGTTACCGCCGCTACCTGGAGCGCAAGTTCCGTGAGCGCTTCGGATTCCACGGCACGCCCGTGAGAATCGCGGTGCGAGTGCGCGAGCGCCGTCAGCGGAAGTAGCCTCCATGCCAGCGTGAAATCACGCGGCCCCAGCACGCTCCAGCACGAACGCATCCGTTCGGTAGGGGATGGCCACGAGTTGGCCCGGGTGGTACTCCAGACGATCGAAGAGATACCAGCGCAGATTCTCCGTCATCCGAGCTCGGACCTTCTCTCCTGAACGCAGCCAGTAGGAGCGTGAGGCCATGAGGTCGAACAGCTGCTCCACCCGCAGGTGTTGGATCCAGCCGGTGCGAAACTCTTCGGTGATGCGCCAGGGGGAATGGACCTCGGGGAGGAAGCCGGGGCGTTGGATGTCGCCCGAGTGCATGATCCTCGCCAGGCGCAGGATCCACGGGTGGGAAACATCGAGGTTGTTCCAGACCAGCACGACCCGACCTCCCGGGCGCACCACCCGATCCAGTTCCGCGCAAGCGGCGGGGGAGTCGACCCAATGCCAAGTCTGCGCGCAGGTCACGGCATCAAGAGTGACACCGAGCGAGGTCGCTTCCGCAGTGGCCCGCCAGACGGGGATGTTCAACCGGGCCAGCACCCGCACCATGTCCTCGCTGGGGTCGAGGGCAAGGACGTCGTGTCCGGCGTCGATAAGGTCGGTGGTGAGCTTGCCGGTTCCGGCTCCGAGGTCGAGGACCCGGTGGTAACCGGCGAGCAGGGCGGCGACTGCCGGCGGGTAGCCGGGGCGGACCGCATCGTAGGTGTCAGCGCCGCGTCGAAAAGCGGAGGCCGATTGGTGCCGATGGGAACTGTCAAGAAAAGTCGGGGCATCCTTGGTGGAAGCGGGACGAAATGCAGGTGAGCTGGTCATCGTAGCTCAACCTTAGTCGTCTAAGATGGCTAGCCATGACACGACAACTCCCGGCAGCCAATGATCCACACTGGCTACCGAAAACGGTGTTGTCGCGTTGGCAGTGGACATTGCCAGCGGGGATCTTGGTGGCCGTCGCGTTCCTGGGCAATGGCCTGTCTCCATTGATCATTGGCAAAGCGATAGACGAGGCCATCGCCGAGCTCAATGCTCAGCGGTTGTTCACCTGGTTGGGCGCCCTGGTCGTGGTGTTCGCCGTCGGCATGGTGGCTAGCTGGTGGGGCCGTGCCCTGATGAACCGGGCAATCTTGGTCATTGGACATGATCTGCGGATGGAGGTCACCGATCGTATCCAGGACCCGCGGGGGATGGGTGGGCCTCGGCGGCGTACCGCGGGCGAACTGCTGTCCATTGCCTCTTCGGATACTCAGAAGATCGCGGATGCCGTGTTCATGACGGTGTTCCCGGTGGCGGAGCTCGCGTCGATCATCTATGTCGGCGCGGTCATGCTGACGATTTCCGTGCCCTTGGGCATCGCCGTGTTCATCGGCGGACCCTTGCTGGTGTGGGTCGCTTTGAGGGCGGCGAAACCCCTGCGCAAGCGCTCCGCCCAACGGCAGGCCGCCTTGGCCCGGGCAGCGGCGGCGGCGACCGATGTCGTGCAAGGCTTGCGGATTCTCAAGGGTTTAGGTGCCATCACCACGGTGCGGGGCCGCTACCAGTCTGTGTCCGATGATGCCTATGACCGTACGGTCAGCGCCAATGCCTCCGAGGCTCGACTTGATGCGATCACCGACACAGCCGGCTTCATGTACATCATCACCATCGCGGTCGCTGCGGCCTGGCTGGCGATCGGCGGCCAGATCTCGATTGGCGACCTCATCACGGCGATTGGCCTGACCCAGTTCATCATCACGCCGATGACCATGCTGGGAAAGAACATCGCCTCCCGGTGGGCTGCGGCTCAGGCATCTGGCGCGCGTGTCCAAGAGGTCCTGTGTTCGCCTTTCGCCCTCGGCCAGGAGCGCTCCACTATGCCAGCGACTCCCGTGGGATTGACGGTGGTTACCGGTCAGGTACCAGAAGACATCATCCTTGCCCCGCGGGATCGCGTCATTGTCGCGCCGCATTCGGCGGACCTCTTCGACGGTAGCGTCCTCACCAACATCCATCCCGACCGGGAACGGGCGTTGGCGGCATTGCACTGCGCCTCAGCAGAAGATATTCCCGGCGGACCAGAGCGCGAAGTGGGGGAGAACGGCCGCAATTTATCCGGAGGGCAGCGCCAACGGGTCGCACTCGCGCGGGCGATTGCCGCCGACCCGGATCTGTTAGTTCTGGAGGATCCGACTACGGCCGTCGACTCCGTCACTGAGGCGGCTATCTCGCGGCGGGTTGCCGCGCACCGCCACGGAAAGTCGACGGTTGTCTTTACAAATGCCCCGGCGTGGAAAGCTGTCGCAGAGCGGGTCGTCGATTCGGCCTCAGAGGTGAAGCTATGAGCACGCAATTGCGGTTCCCCTTAGCCAATATCAACCAGGTTCGACGAGAGCTCGGGCGCCAGATCTCCCGGGTACCCGGCGCGCGGATGCGGGCTTCCTACGCGTTCATTTTGTTAAGCCTCGGGGCAGCGGCGACGGTGGCAGTTCCGTGGCTGCTGGGCAAAGTCGTGGACATCGTCATTGAGGGCGGGTCCGGTTTGGTCGAGGTGGCGGGCTTGTTGGTCCTCGCGGCGGTCGCCGGGGCCTGCTTTAGCGCGGGTGGGTTTTTCGTTGTCTCCACACTGAGCGAACGTGTTATTGCCCACTTGCGCGAAGAAATGGTCGGCACGGCTCTGAGCCTGCCGGTGCATCGAGTGGAGGATGCGGGCACCGGTGATTTGGTTTCCCGTTCTACCGATGACGTCGCCGTGTTATCCTCTGCGGTCACGGAGACGGTCCCGATTCTCAGCAGCTCTTTGTTTATCATTGCCGCCACCGGAGTGGCGTTGGTGTCGCTGAACTGGCAGTTCCTCATCATCCTGGTTCTGGTGGCACCCCTCTATTACTTCGCGTCGCGGCAGTATTTGGCTGTTGCCCCGAGTCGTTATGCCGCCGAGCGGGCGTCGATGTCTGACCGTGCCCGCAAGTTGCTCGAGGCGATCCACGGCCGGGAGACGGTCGGCGCCTACCGGATGGAAGCGGAGATGCACGAGCGGATCCGCGTCACGTCGCAAGCCGTGGTGGACAACGGCTACTCCGCCCGCATGACGATGATTGTGCTGCAGGTGTGGCTATCGATTGGAGAACTCATCATCCTCAGCGGGGGCCTCCTCGTGGGCTACCACACGGTCAGCCAGGGAATACTGTCGGTGGGAGAAGTTACTGCGGCGATGTTCATGCTCATTCGCCTTCGAGGACCGCTGATGATGACCATGCGGGTGCTCGACACCGTGCAGTCTGGCTACGCCTCGCTGTCCCGCATAGTGGGCGTGGTCATCGACCCACCGGCGGCGGTGCCCGACTCTGGGGCGATGGCGCCGGTCGGGAATGTCGTCATGGACAACGTCAGCTTTGCGTATGACGATGGCGGCTGGGCCGTCTGCGACGTGTCCTTGAGCATTCGCCCCGGTGAGACACTCGCGCTCGTCGGCGCCTCCGGAGCCGGTAAGACGACGGTCGCGGCACTGCTTGCCGGTCTGCGCGTCCCCGACGAGGGGACAGTCACTGTCGATGGCGTCGCGGTGTCAGAGCTTTCCGACGCCGAGCGGGTCGCCCGCCTGGCCATGATTTCCCAGGACGTCCACGTGTTTTCCGGCACGCTTCGCGACGACTTGACCCTGGCCAAGCCGGAGGCCAGCGATGACGAACTCCGTGCGGTACTCGACCGCGTCCAGGCTGGGTGGTTTGGCTCCCTAGTTGATGGGTTGGATACTGAGGTTGGTGCTCGGGGGCACCAACTCGAGCCGGTTGCCGCCCAGCAGCTCGCGCTGGCCCGAATCCTCTTGCTGGACCCGAAGGTCGTCGTCATGGATGAAGCCACGGCGGAAGCAGGTTCCGCCAGCGCGGGGGAGTTGGAGGCCGCAGCCGACGAAGTCACCCGCGACCGGGCGGCTTTGGTCATCGCCCATCGTCTTGATCAGGCCTCCCGCGCCGACCGAATCGCCGTCATGGACGAGGGGCGGATTGTGGAGGAAGGCACGCATGCCGAGTTGGTGGCCAATGGCGGTCGCTATACCGACTTGTGGACAGCGTGGTCGAAAGGAAGGCAATCATGAGGCGCCTGATGTTGCTTTTGGCTACCGCCATAGTCGGGTTAAGCGCCTGTACTGTCGGCGACCCATCGCGCATTATCGCAGCGGAACCCTCAGCTACGATCACCGCAGCAGCCCCACTAGCCCAGGAGGTCAGTGCCGGCTCGATCGATCGAGTGATCACTACTTCGGAGGGCAAGGAACGCTCCTACCTCGTCTCCACGCCGCCTGGGTACGACAGCACCCGGTCCTGGCCCGTCATCCTCGCCTTCCACGGGTGGGGCCAGGACGCGCAAAGCATGCGGGATGCCACTCAGCTGGATAAGGCCCGCGCCATCGTTGTCTTCGCCGACGGCATCGACAAAGCCTGGGCTCCTGCCCCCTACGCCAAGTCTTCCGGCAAGGAAGATCTGGGCTTCGTCCGCACCATCATCAGCGAAGTAGACAAGAGATTCAACGTCGATCACCGCCGGATTTTCGCCGCCGGATTCTCCAATGGTGGTGGATTTGCGGCCTACCTCAGCTGCCAGATGCCCGACCAGGTAACCGCCATCGCCCCGGTGGGGGCCGCGTACTACACGGCGATTCTCAAAGATTGTTCGCACACCCCCGTCGCCTGGCTCGACATCCACGGCACCCATGATCAGACGATCAATTATTACGGCGGTCGCCGCCACGATACGGACTACGAGTCCGTTCCAGAAGTACTCAGTGAAGTGGCGAAACGAAACGGCTGCGAGGAGCCGGTTATCGTGCGCCGCAGCACGACTGAGATTGAGCAGCACTGGCAAGGATGCGAGATGCCATTGAGTCACCTGCGAGTTGGCGGGGGTGAACACGTCTGGCCGGACGGCGCGACCGCGGAGGTTCGTTCCTTCTTTGGTGTGTAACTTGGCGCTTATGAATACTGCTGCCCCGAAAGGACGCGTCGCCATCGTCTACCACCCCGGGAAGGTAGAGCTGGATGAGCTGAAAGCTGCGGTAGCAGCGGCCGTCGATAAGCATGGATGGGGCGAGGTCGAGTGGTGGGAGACCACCAAGGACGACCCCGGAGAGGGACCGGCGCGCGAGGCGGTCGCGCGGGGCGCGACCATGGTCGTGGCCTGCGGCGGGGATGGAACGGTGCGGGCGGCTGCGACGGGATTGCGGGATACGGGGGCGTCGTTAGGCGTGATTCCGCTGGGAACAGGCAACCTGCTGGCGCGCAACCTGAAGTTGCCGCTGAACATGGAAGAAGCGGTCGACGCGGTGTTCGGTGGGCAAGACGCGGCAATCGACCTGTGTACCGCTGCGGTGACCAGGCCGGATGGCAGTTCTGAGAGGTTTGATTTCGTCGTCATGGCGGGCGTCGGGGTTGATGCCCAAATGATTGTTAATACCGACGACGAGCTGAAAAGGAAGGTCGGATTCCTGGCCTACGGCGTGGCCATCGCGAAATCGTTGGCGGGCGGGAATCGGATTCGAGCGGAATACCGCATCGATGGAGGTCAGCCCGAGAAGACTAGGGTGCACTCGCTGATCGGCGGCAACTGCGGGGAGCTCGTCGGCGGACTGCCGTTGCTACCCGATGCCCAGGCTAATGACGGGATCTTCGACCTCGTGTTCATTCGACCCACGGGTGTGTTCGGCTGGGCGCAGATCGCCGGCAGGCTCATCCGCCAGGCAGGCGAGAAGGTCCGCCGCCGCTTGACCCGCAGCTCGGCCCCTGTGACTGGCGGCGCGCAAGACCTTAGTTCCCTGCGCTACCTCTCTGGGACTCACCTAGAGGCGACCCTCAAGCATCCCGAGGTTTTCGAGGTCGACGGTGAAGAAATTGGCCAGGTGACCGCCTTTAACATCAGCATTGACCCCGGTGGATTAGTGGTGTGCCAATCCTCACCGCCGCCTGTGGAGGAGCCTGGCGAGGTGGCTTAGCGCCGGGGGGAGTTAAATGGGGGCGGCTGTTCCTTGTGACGGTTCCGCAAAGTAGATTGAAATGCGTATTAGATCACTACTTTGTTGGAAATCTGACTGTGAAGGACTACCCTATGTTCTCCTCCCGCACTTCCCGCGCCCTGGCCGGCATTACCGCCGCCGTAGCGCTCACCCTCACCGCTTGCACCTCAGGCTCTGGCAGTTCTTCCTCCGACGCTTCGGGCGCGGACAAGGCTGGCGGGGAAAGCTACTCCATCGGTATCAACCAGCTCGTGCAGCACCCGGCGTTGGATGCCGCCACCGCGGGCTTCAAGGAGGCCTTTGCGGACGCAGGAGTTGACGTCGACTTCGACGAACAAAACGCAAATGGCGAGCAGTCCACCGCTCTGACCATCGCGCAGCAGTTCGCGAACTCGAACAAGGACCTCGTGCTTGCGGTGGCGACGCCCGCAGCCCAGGCCACCGCCCAGAACATCACCAACGTCCCCGTGCTGTTTACCGCGGTCACCGATGCTGAGTCTGCTGATCTAGTGGAATCCAATGAGGCCCCGGGCGCTAATGTCACCGGTACCTCCGATGCCGCTCCGATCGACGCCCAGCTCGAGTTGCTCAAGCAGCTTGTCCCGGATGCGAAGTCCGTCGGTATCGTCTACGCCTCCGGCGAGGTCAACTCCCAGGTCCAGGTCGACGCCGTCAAGGAAGCCGCTGCGCCGCTCGACCTCGAGATCAAGACCCAGACGGTCACCACCGTCAACGAGATCCAGCAGGCTGTGGGTGCGCTTGGCGACGTCGACGCGATCTATGTCCCCACCGACAACATGGTCGTGTCCGGCATCGCCTCCCTCATCCAGGTAGCCGAGCAGAACAAGATCCCGGTCATCGGCGCGGAAGCTGGCACCGTCGAGGGTGGCGCCGTAGCCACCCTGGGCATTGACTACCATGAGCTCGGTCGCCAGACCGGTGAGATGGCCCTGCGCATTCTCCAGGATGGCGCTGATCCGGCCACCATGCCGGTCGAGACCGCTACGGAGTTTTCTTACGTCATCAACGAGGACGCCGCCGCCCGCCAGGGCGTCACCATTCCCGCCGAGATCCTCAGCGAGGCCGAAACCGTATGATCGGCGCGGTCGAAGTCGGCCTTATCTACGGGGTCATGGCACTCGGCGTCTTCCTGACTTTCCGTGTGCTCAA
Coding sequences within:
- a CDS encoding alpha/beta hydrolase family esterase, with translation MRRLMLLLATAIVGLSACTVGDPSRIIAAEPSATITAAAPLAQEVSAGSIDRVITTSEGKERSYLVSTPPGYDSTRSWPVILAFHGWGQDAQSMRDATQLDKARAIVVFADGIDKAWAPAPYAKSSGKEDLGFVRTIISEVDKRFNVDHRRIFAAGFSNGGGFAAYLSCQMPDQVTAIAPVGAAYYTAILKDCSHTPVAWLDIHGTHDQTINYYGGRRHDTDYESVPEVLSEVAKRNGCEEPVIVRRSTTEIEQHWQGCEMPLSHLRVGGGEHVWPDGATAEVRSFFGV
- a CDS encoding diacylglycerol/lipid kinase family protein; translated protein: MNTAAPKGRVAIVYHPGKVELDELKAAVAAAVDKHGWGEVEWWETTKDDPGEGPAREAVARGATMVVACGGDGTVRAAATGLRDTGASLGVIPLGTGNLLARNLKLPLNMEEAVDAVFGGQDAAIDLCTAAVTRPDGSSERFDFVVMAGVGVDAQMIVNTDDELKRKVGFLAYGVAIAKSLAGGNRIRAEYRIDGGQPEKTRVHSLIGGNCGELVGGLPLLPDAQANDGIFDLVFIRPTGVFGWAQIAGRLIRQAGEKVRRRLTRSSAPVTGGAQDLSSLRYLSGTHLEATLKHPEVFEVDGEEIGQVTAFNISIDPGGLVVCQSSPPPVEEPGEVA
- a CDS encoding ABC transporter substrate-binding protein, encoding MFSSRTSRALAGITAAVALTLTACTSGSGSSSSDASGADKAGGESYSIGINQLVQHPALDAATAGFKEAFADAGVDVDFDEQNANGEQSTALTIAQQFANSNKDLVLAVATPAAQATAQNITNVPVLFTAVTDAESADLVESNEAPGANVTGTSDAAPIDAQLELLKQLVPDAKSVGIVYASGEVNSQVQVDAVKEAAAPLDLEIKTQTVTTVNEIQQAVGALGDVDAIYVPTDNMVVSGIASLIQVAEQNKIPVIGAEAGTVEGGAVATLGIDYHELGRQTGEMALRILQDGADPATMPVETATEFSYVINEDAAARQGVTIPAEILSEAETV